A section of the Mycobacterium sp. 3519A genome encodes:
- the disA gene encoding DNA integrity scanning diadenylate cyclase DisA translates to MAVKASGRSNRNVVQLARPTLRETIARLAPGTALRDGLERILRGRTGALIVIGYDDSVEAICDGGFELDIRYAPTRLRELSKMDGAVVLSSDGGRIVRANVQLVPDPSIPTEESGTRHRSAERTAIQTGYPVISVSHSMSIVTVYVAGERHVIPDSAAILSRANQTIDTLERYKTRLDEVSRQLSTAEIEDFVTLRDVMTVVQRLEMVRRISLEIDSDVVELGTDGRQLKLQLEELVGDNDTARELIVRDYHANPDPPTAAQVSATLEELDSLSDNELLDFTTLARVFGYPSTAEAQDSAMSSRGYRAMAGIPRLQFAHVDLLVRSFGSLQGLLAATSDDLQSVDGIGSMWARHIREGLSQLAESTIADRLA, encoded by the coding sequence ATGGCCGTCAAGGCGAGCGGCAGGTCGAACCGCAACGTGGTGCAGTTGGCGCGCCCGACCCTGCGCGAGACCATTGCGCGGCTGGCGCCGGGGACCGCGCTTCGCGACGGCCTGGAGCGCATCCTTCGCGGCCGCACCGGCGCGCTGATCGTGATCGGCTACGACGACAGCGTCGAAGCCATCTGCGACGGCGGCTTCGAGCTCGACATCCGCTATGCGCCCACCCGGCTTCGCGAGCTGTCGAAGATGGACGGCGCCGTGGTGCTGTCCAGCGACGGCGGCCGCATCGTGCGGGCCAACGTGCAGTTGGTGCCCGACCCGTCGATACCCACCGAGGAATCCGGCACCCGGCACCGGTCCGCCGAACGCACCGCCATCCAGACGGGCTATCCGGTGATCTCGGTCAGTCATTCCATGAGCATCGTCACGGTGTACGTCGCGGGTGAGCGCCACGTCATTCCGGACTCGGCGGCCATCCTGTCGCGCGCCAACCAGACCATCGACACGCTGGAGCGCTACAAGACCCGCCTCGACGAGGTCAGCCGCCAGCTGTCGACGGCCGAGATCGAGGATTTCGTGACGTTGCGCGACGTGATGACCGTCGTGCAGCGGCTGGAGATGGTGCGCCGGATCAGCCTCGAAATCGATTCCGACGTCGTCGAATTGGGTACCGACGGACGTCAGCTCAAGCTGCAGCTGGAAGAACTCGTCGGCGACAACGACACCGCGCGCGAACTGATCGTGCGCGACTACCACGCCAACCCCGATCCCCCGACCGCCGCTCAGGTCAGCGCCACACTCGAGGAGCTCGACTCGCTTTCGGACAACGAGTTGCTCGACTTCACAACGCTGGCAAGGGTTTTCGGCTATCCCTCGACGGCGGAAGCGCAGGATTCCGCGATGAGCTCGCGCGGCTACCGCGCGATGGCCGGAATTCCCCGCTTGCAGTTCGCCCACGTCGACCTTCTGGTGCGGTCCTTCGGCTCGCTGCAGGGACTGCTGGCGGCGACGTCGGACGATCTGCAGTCCGTCGACGGCATCGGCTCGATGTGGGCGAGGCACATCCGGGAAGGCCTCTCTCAGCTGGCGGAGTCCACCATCGCCGACCGACTCGCTTAA